A genomic window from Sulfurospirillum diekertiae includes:
- a CDS encoding pyridoxal phosphate-dependent aminotransferase, with protein MLSKRIQVLSPSLTLAITALARDLKAQGRDILSFSAGEPDFDIPQRVKDAAIEAIQNGFSKYTAVAGTPEVLKAIAGKLKRENNLDYKPSQIVVNVGAKHSLFNIFQAILNEGDEVIIPSPYWVTYPEIVKYSGGTPVFIETDEATGFKITPAQLKSAITPKTKVLLFNTPSNPTGAVYSKVELEGLAEVLKGTNVLVVSDEMYEKILFDHLKFTSVASISEDMFNRTITVNGLSKSVSMTGWRFGYLACPIKEIVDAIVDLQGQSTSNINSITQKAAIPALNGLVDDDIENMRAAFERRRNMAYDLLNNIKGISVMKPEGAFYLYVNTKAVENDSMKFCAKLLEEKGVAVVPGLGFGSDGYFRLSFATDDTTIQDGIGRIKAFVENYK; from the coding sequence ATGCTATCAAAAAGAATCCAAGTCTTATCACCCTCTTTAACTTTGGCTATTACGGCTTTAGCAAGAGATCTTAAAGCTCAAGGAAGAGATATTCTTAGCTTTTCGGCTGGTGAACCAGATTTTGACATACCACAACGTGTCAAAGATGCCGCGATTGAAGCCATTCAAAATGGTTTTTCAAAATATACTGCAGTAGCAGGTACGCCCGAAGTGCTTAAAGCAATTGCTGGCAAACTTAAGCGTGAAAATAACCTCGATTACAAGCCTTCTCAAATTGTAGTCAACGTTGGTGCAAAACACTCATTGTTTAACATTTTTCAGGCGATTCTTAATGAGGGTGATGAAGTGATTATTCCTTCACCTTATTGGGTAACCTATCCTGAAATTGTGAAATACTCTGGTGGTACACCTGTGTTTATAGAGACAGATGAAGCAACTGGCTTTAAAATAACACCAGCACAACTGAAATCTGCCATTACACCTAAAACAAAAGTGCTTTTGTTCAATACGCCATCCAATCCAACGGGAGCTGTTTATTCAAAAGTCGAACTTGAAGGTTTAGCTGAAGTTCTTAAGGGAACCAATGTTTTAGTGGTTTCGGATGAGATGTATGAGAAAATTTTATTTGATCATTTGAAATTCACCTCTGTTGCATCGATTAGTGAAGATATGTTCAACCGAACTATTACTGTCAACGGTTTGAGTAAATCTGTCTCGATGACAGGATGGCGATTTGGCTATTTAGCCTGCCCTATTAAAGAGATTGTAGATGCGATTGTTGATCTTCAAGGTCAAAGTACCTCTAATATCAATTCTATTACGCAAAAAGCAGCCATTCCAGCGCTTAATGGCCTTGTAGATGATGATATTGAAAATATGCGTGCAGCTTTTGAGAGGCGTAGAAATATGGCATATGATTTACTGAACAATATTAAAGGTATTTCAGTCATGAAACCAGAAGGTGCTTTTTACCTTTATGTCAATACCAAAGCTGTTGAAAATGATTCAATGAAGTTTTGTGCAAAACTCTTAGAAGAAAAAGGTGTTGCCGTGGTTCCAGGTCTTGGTTTTGGATCAGATGGTTATTTTAGACTCTCTTTTGCAACCGACGATACCACGATTCAAGATGGTATAGGACGTATTAAAGCGTTTGTTGAAAACTACAAATAA
- a CDS encoding nitrogenase component 1, protein MSRFFSIKELYNESSCSHSGDKEKKNICERLHPGSSISDCALEGAFKFLSSYEDCAHLIYSSSTCFTTTSIEKSSQPQHSNYFCSNLDLNDIIFGGASKLKLQLDHIVTLCQPKVVFIYITCVTSLIGEDVDAIAQQKQQEHGILIVPILAAGFLGASNFGARIASMTLCEHLIGLKELAKETAYDVNLISCDASSEEMKIYCDLIESIGLRVLATFGRGNSIEPILSAHKAKLNIVISAKPLATMARKMEEIWDIPWVQVSFFGKYATSDALRTIAEVFNDGKLSRNTQKVIAFEEKKLAEQLELFKDSLYAKKVLINLQGTLSWAYIPLLRELDMHVVATSIENITEDDKEQAIRLLLGKGMFMYEPENEQMDIIEEEKIDLLITNSDNVYAAVQTKIPFLNIEKAKEKNYVGYRGILEFAYILENTLKNPLFKIVYREAPWLG, encoded by the coding sequence ATGTCACGTTTTTTTTCAATTAAGGAGCTTTATAATGAGTCTTCATGTTCGCATAGCGGCGATAAAGAGAAAAAAAATATTTGTGAAAGACTTCATCCTGGATCATCGATTAGTGATTGTGCTTTAGAGGGAGCCTTTAAGTTTTTAAGTTCATATGAAGATTGTGCGCATCTGATCTATTCATCTTCGACGTGCTTTACAACCACATCCATTGAAAAATCTTCCCAACCACAACATTCAAACTATTTTTGCAGTAACCTAGACCTCAATGATATTATCTTTGGTGGCGCTTCAAAACTGAAGCTACAACTGGATCACATTGTCACTCTTTGCCAACCCAAAGTTGTTTTTATCTATATAACGTGTGTTACTTCGCTCATTGGTGAAGATGTAGATGCCATTGCACAACAGAAGCAGCAAGAACATGGTATTCTTATTGTCCCCATCTTAGCCGCTGGTTTTTTGGGTGCGAGTAATTTTGGGGCGCGCATTGCAAGTATGACACTTTGCGAACATCTTATAGGGCTTAAAGAGCTTGCAAAAGAAACAGCGTATGATGTAAATTTAATCAGCTGTGATGCCAGTTCTGAAGAGATGAAAATTTATTGTGATTTGATTGAGAGTATAGGTTTACGGGTTCTTGCTACCTTTGGCAGGGGCAATTCTATTGAACCTATCTTGTCCGCACATAAAGCCAAACTCAATATTGTAATTTCTGCCAAACCACTCGCAACCATGGCACGAAAAATGGAAGAAATATGGGACATTCCTTGGGTTCAGGTTTCTTTTTTTGGAAAATATGCCACATCCGATGCTTTACGTACGATTGCTGAAGTTTTTAATGATGGAAAATTGAGTCGCAATACACAAAAGGTCATTGCTTTTGAAGAAAAAAAATTGGCAGAGCAATTAGAGCTTTTCAAAGATAGCTTGTATGCAAAAAAAGTTCTTATTAATCTTCAAGGAACGCTATCGTGGGCGTATATTCCTCTTTTACGAGAGCTAGATATGCATGTGGTCGCAACGTCTATTGAAAATATAACAGAGGATGATAAAGAACAAGCGATTCGTCTTCTACTTGGCAAAGGAATGTTTATGTATGAGCCAGAAAATGAGCAAATGGATATTATTGAAGAAGAGAAGATTGATCTTTTGATTACAAACAGTGATAATGTCTATGCCGCAGTTCAAACAAAAATCCCCTTTCTCAATATAGAGAAGGCAAAAGAAAAAAATTATGTGGGGTACCGTGGTATTTTAGAATTTGCTTACATTCTTGAAAATACCTTGAAAAATCCTCTCTTTAAAATCGTTTACCGTGAAGCTCCTTGGTTAGGATAA
- a CDS encoding sigma-54-dependent Fis family transcriptional regulator, whose product MDTICISPIQDCPRYQELRVLYEIALALKGSELGIEIAFEKTLSLLKRHFYMDKSIYYALNDESNELEVLSSAGLSKRQEVLATYKVGEGATGLCAQFLEPVVIENIHQNILFLNKSCSLKKSEISYLAIPALSQNKLFGVLGVSLTQKSLCNIEEMVTILTITASLMAQSQQIYQTINDEKKRLKEEKLYYKEEILKQNEIIGYSPVIQDVLEIIGKVACTNSTIFISGETGTGKELIAKAIHNYSHRKEKPYIKLNCAAIPENLLETELFGHERGAFTDAKEMRKGRFELAHEGTLFLDEVGDLSLSLQAKLLRVLQEQEFERLGGTKTIKVDVRIVAATNRDIKEMVRQGSFREDLFYRLNVIPIHSPPLRDRGDDIILLACYFLERFCRRHGKERTLLPDAQMMLKEYTWPGNIRELENSMERIVLLAPSLHVNAQVIFSVLPAKTKIPTKEVETKADLEDLERQAIIRVLRESRGIKIKAAKKLGITNRQIGYKIQKYEICMQEYLE is encoded by the coding sequence GTGGATACGATTTGCATCAGCCCTATCCAAGATTGCCCACGCTATCAAGAGCTCAGAGTTTTATATGAAATTGCACTCGCTTTAAAAGGGAGTGAACTTGGCATAGAAATAGCATTTGAAAAGACGCTCAGCCTTCTTAAGAGGCATTTTTATATGGATAAAAGTATTTATTATGCGCTTAATGATGAAAGTAATGAACTTGAAGTGTTAAGTTCGGCAGGGCTAAGTAAACGGCAAGAAGTCTTAGCTACCTATAAAGTGGGCGAAGGTGCAACGGGATTATGTGCACAATTTTTAGAGCCTGTTGTGATTGAAAATATCCATCAAAATATTCTCTTTCTCAATAAAAGCTGCAGTTTAAAAAAGAGTGAGATTTCTTATCTTGCCATACCAGCCCTTTCTCAAAATAAACTTTTTGGTGTTTTAGGTGTGAGTTTAACTCAAAAGTCGCTTTGCAATATTGAAGAGATGGTGACAATCTTAACCATTACCGCTTCGCTCATGGCGCAATCACAACAAATCTACCAAACAATCAATGATGAAAAAAAGCGTCTTAAAGAAGAAAAACTCTACTACAAAGAGGAGATATTAAAGCAGAACGAAATCATAGGTTACAGTCCTGTAATTCAAGATGTTTTAGAGATTATTGGCAAAGTAGCGTGTACCAATTCAACGATTTTTATCAGCGGTGAGACGGGAACGGGCAAAGAGCTTATCGCAAAAGCCATTCATAATTACAGTCATCGTAAAGAGAAGCCTTATATCAAACTCAATTGTGCTGCCATTCCTGAAAATCTTTTGGAGACAGAACTTTTTGGGCATGAACGAGGCGCCTTTACGGATGCCAAAGAGATGCGTAAAGGTCGTTTTGAACTGGCACATGAAGGAACACTTTTTTTGGATGAGGTTGGCGATCTAAGTCTAAGTCTCCAAGCAAAACTGCTGAGAGTCCTGCAAGAGCAAGAGTTTGAAAGACTTGGTGGAACAAAGACGATTAAAGTTGACGTGCGCATTGTGGCGGCCACAAATCGTGATATTAAAGAGATGGTACGCCAAGGAAGCTTTAGAGAAGACCTTTTCTACAGGCTCAATGTCATTCCCATTCACTCCCCTCCTTTGCGTGATCGAGGTGATGATATCATCTTGCTTGCATGCTATTTTTTGGAGCGTTTTTGCAGACGTCATGGCAAAGAGCGTACCTTGTTGCCTGATGCCCAAATGATGCTCAAAGAGTACACATGGCCTGGTAATATTAGAGAGTTGGAAAACAGTATGGAACGTATTGTTCTTCTTGCTCCCTCTTTACATGTAAACGCTCAAGTAATTTTTTCCGTACTTCCAGCAAAGACAAAAATTCCTACTAAAGAAGTTGAAACTAAGGCAGATTTGGAAGATTTGGAGCGACAAGCCATTATAAGAGTGTTACGAGAATCAAGAGGCATTAAAATAAAAGCAGCCAAGAAATTGGGCATAACCAATCGCCAAATAGGCTATAAAATTCAAAAATATGAAATTTGCATGCAAGAATATCTGGAGTAA